The Methanolacinia petrolearia DSM 11571 genome has a segment encoding these proteins:
- a CDS encoding SpoIIAA family protein — protein sequence MPESSGKNTGFLIRGKLTDEDYRKTLIPVLEKALEEHERINIMFKTENFEGRTAHAAWDDFINWPKIAAVNETAVVFDEKWDEFMSWLFKSYAFISHIYMKFFKEDRIDEAWEWLRSGK from the coding sequence ATGCCTGAGAGTTCCGGGAAGAATACGGGGTTTTTGATCCGGGGAAAACTGACGGATGAAGATTACAGGAAGACACTTATTCCTGTCCTGGAAAAGGCCCTGGAAGAGCATGAAAGGATCAACATAATGTTTAAGACGGAGAATTTTGAAGGCCGGACCGCCCATGCAGCATGGGACGATTTCATCAACTGGCCTAAAATCGCGGCTGTAAACGAGACTGCGGTTGTCTTTGATGAAAAATGGGACGAGTTTATGAGCTGGCTTTTCAAATCCTATGCCTTTATCTCGCACATCTACATGAAATTCTTCAAAGAAGACAGAATTGACGAGGCGTGGGAGTGGCTCAGGTCCGGAAAGTAG
- a CDS encoding methyl-accepting chemotaxis protein, protein MSIESIQTVLENYVNGNKNAKIDTKLLESGSVRLGELINRIIEEKNERNEWADFLYDALMKVPVAMALMDKDLNIKDANDDLVELSGTSKEKFCRMDLRDFYNEFKLELIEGKSAKDAVELKSRVSGKFHMTFKGDVKTIDVLSIPLFDKNGKIKNINVVLIDTTESAKMIDYIKDEVSNVAHDLNCIAEGKPEEIRLEVGDGDAYMREVREQFLEINSSVKLVNETLLTIVTDIQKLVEAGNDGRLEFRVDSNRYNGAYIELMEGTNDLLKSVAVPVNEAMNICNNYAKADFTARFSDEIKVKGDFLKFKEALNNIGINVSESLSATSRVTDQVAVNSGEVAKGTDEVAKAAEGVANTSQKTADLTKELHASIENINSQIAGLSASNEEIASTSQEVFNAANHVVAIGKEAQDLGKDANKKMENVEKIASQSVSEIHDLTEKIKEVSNVVKLINDITSQINLLALNAAIEAARAGEHGRGFAVVAGEVKNLAAEARTATDSIESVVSAVQSGSEKTASAITSANQEILNGVESVTKTIEALNTIITNAGQVSNDIGEITKAIEDQAKISNNIVHSVEEGTAKTKEVQKESEELAALAEEASASVEEIGSAIQEVNALIKNLEDANSKFKY, encoded by the coding sequence ATGTCCATCGAATCAATTCAAACCGTTCTTGAAAACTATGTAAACGGAAATAAAAATGCAAAAATCGACACAAAATTACTCGAATCAGGATCAGTTCGTCTTGGAGAGTTGATTAACAGAATTATCGAAGAAAAAAATGAGAGAAACGAATGGGCGGATTTTCTTTACGATGCACTCATGAAAGTTCCGGTCGCGATGGCTCTCATGGATAAGGACCTCAATATTAAAGACGCAAACGATGATCTTGTTGAATTATCCGGTACTTCAAAGGAGAAATTCTGCAGAATGGATCTGCGGGACTTTTATAACGAGTTCAAACTCGAACTCATTGAAGGAAAAAGTGCAAAAGACGCCGTCGAACTTAAATCCAGGGTCTCCGGGAAATTTCATATGACTTTTAAAGGGGATGTGAAAACAATAGATGTTCTAAGTATCCCTTTATTTGACAAAAACGGAAAGATCAAAAATATCAACGTCGTCCTCATTGACACCACCGAATCGGCAAAGATGATAGACTACATTAAAGACGAAGTATCAAACGTCGCCCACGACCTCAACTGCATCGCCGAAGGAAAGCCTGAAGAGATCAGGCTTGAAGTAGGAGACGGCGACGCATACATGAGAGAAGTAAGGGAACAGTTCCTTGAAATAAACTCCTCTGTCAAGCTTGTCAATGAAACGCTTCTTACAATAGTTACCGATATCCAGAAACTTGTTGAAGCGGGAAATGACGGAAGACTTGAATTCAGGGTCGACAGCAACAGGTACAATGGTGCATACATCGAACTGATGGAAGGCACGAACGATCTCCTGAAATCCGTTGCAGTTCCGGTCAACGAGGCGATGAATATATGCAATAATTATGCAAAAGCAGATTTTACAGCCAGATTCTCGGATGAAATAAAAGTGAAGGGCGACTTTCTTAAATTCAAAGAGGCACTGAACAATATCGGAATCAACGTCTCAGAGAGCCTCAGTGCCACAAGCAGGGTCACGGATCAGGTAGCCGTTAATTCAGGAGAAGTCGCAAAAGGAACCGACGAGGTTGCAAAAGCTGCCGAAGGTGTTGCAAATACAAGCCAGAAGACCGCCGACCTTACAAAAGAGCTTCATGCAAGCATCGAAAACATCAACAGCCAGATTGCAGGCTTATCGGCCTCAAACGAAGAGATCGCAAGCACCTCGCAGGAAGTATTCAATGCCGCAAACCATGTCGTTGCGATAGGAAAAGAGGCACAGGACTTAGGTAAGGATGCCAACAAAAAGATGGAAAACGTCGAAAAGATCGCAAGCCAGAGTGTCAGTGAAATTCACGACCTTACCGAAAAGATAAAGGAAGTCAGCAATGTAGTCAAACTGATAAACGATATTACCAGCCAGATCAATCTCTTAGCCCTCAATGCGGCAATCGAAGCCGCACGCGCCGGGGAGCACGGCCGGGGATTCGCGGTCGTTGCCGGAGAAGTCAAAAATCTCGCGGCGGAAGCCAGGACTGCAACGGATTCGATCGAAAGCGTAGTATCCGCCGTCCAGTCGGGAAGTGAAAAAACCGCTTCCGCGATTACGTCGGCCAACCAGGAGATCCTGAACGGCGTCGAAAGCGTAACAAAGACGATCGAGGCCCTGAACACAATTATCACCAACGCAGGGCAGGTATCCAACGACATTGGTGAAATAACGAAAGCCATAGAAGATCAGGCCAAAATATCCAATAACATAGTCCATTCCGTAGAAGAAGGGACTGCAAAGACAAAAGAAGTCCAAAAAGAATCCGAAGAGCTTGCTGCGTTGGCAGAAGAGGCCAGCGCATCGGTCGAGGAGATCGGAAGTGCAATACAGGAAGTAAATGCACTCATCAAAAACCTCGAAGATGCTAATTCGAAATTCAAATATTAA
- a CDS encoding methyl-accepting chemotaxis protein → MSIETIQNVLENYVNGNKNAEIDTNLLDPESFRLGEMINQIIREKNESDDQANFFYDTIMKIPVPMALMDPSLNIIDVNEDLVEISGTSKERFCKLDLQNFYREFKIELIEGNGVKKALETKSRVAGIFYMTFKGDVKTIETHTIPLLDEYGKIRNFNLVFIDVTESARTIDYIEAGVSNVAHDLNCIADGRLEELRLEVGEADEYTREVRKQFLEMTSYVKLVNETLHSLVADIHKLVDAGNDGRLEFRAESSGYKGAYIGLIEGTNDLLKSVAVPVNEAMNICNHYADADFTARFSDDIKVKGDFLKFKESLNNIGINVSETLSATSRVTGQVASNSTEVVKGTNEVAKAAEGVANTSQKTADLTKELNASIENINSQISDLSASNEEIASTSQEVFNAANHVVEIGKEAQNLGKDANKKMENVEKIASESVNEIHELTEKIKEVSNVVKLINDITSQINLLALNAAIEAARAGEHGRGFAVVAGEVKNLAAEARAATGSIESVVSAVQSSSEKTASAITSANQEIVNGVDSVTKAIEALNTIITNAGQVSNDIGEITKAIEDQAKISNNVVQSVEEGTAKTKEVQKESEELAALAEEASASVEEIGSAIQEVNALIKNLEEANSKFKY, encoded by the coding sequence ATGTCCATCGAAACTATCCAGAACGTTCTTGAAAACTATGTAAATGGAAATAAAAATGCAGAAATTGATACAAATTTACTTGATCCGGAATCGTTTCGTCTTGGTGAGATGATAAACCAGATTATCAGAGAAAAAAATGAAAGCGATGACCAGGCAAATTTCTTTTATGATACCATAATGAAGATTCCTGTCCCTATGGCCCTTATGGATCCAAGCCTCAATATCATCGATGTAAACGAAGATCTTGTTGAAATCTCAGGCACATCAAAAGAAAGATTCTGCAAACTGGACCTCCAGAACTTCTACAGGGAGTTCAAAATCGAACTTATCGAGGGAAATGGCGTAAAAAAAGCTCTCGAAACAAAATCCAGGGTAGCGGGTATATTTTACATGACCTTTAAAGGCGATGTGAAAACAATTGAAACCCATACAATCCCGTTGCTTGACGAATACGGAAAAATCAGGAATTTCAACCTTGTATTCATTGACGTCACCGAATCTGCAAGGACAATTGATTACATCGAAGCCGGGGTCTCAAACGTGGCGCACGATCTCAACTGCATCGCAGACGGGAGGCTGGAGGAACTCAGGCTTGAAGTAGGAGAAGCTGATGAATACACCAGGGAAGTCAGGAAACAGTTCCTTGAAATGACATCCTACGTTAAACTCGTAAATGAAACATTGCACAGCCTTGTGGCCGACATCCACAAACTCGTCGATGCAGGAAATGACGGAAGACTTGAATTCAGGGCCGAAAGCAGTGGTTACAAAGGCGCATATATCGGGCTCATTGAAGGTACCAACGATCTCCTGAAATCCGTTGCGGTACCGGTCAACGAGGCGATGAATATCTGCAATCACTACGCGGATGCGGATTTTACAGCCAGATTCTCGGATGACATAAAGGTAAAGGGCGACTTCCTGAAATTCAAAGAATCATTGAACAATATCGGAATCAACGTATCCGAAACCCTCAGTGCCACAAGCAGGGTTACAGGCCAGGTAGCTTCCAATTCGACTGAAGTCGTCAAAGGAACAAATGAAGTCGCAAAAGCGGCTGAAGGAGTCGCCAATACGAGCCAGAAGACCGCCGACCTCACAAAGGAGCTTAATGCAAGCATCGAAAACATCAACAGCCAGATCTCAGATTTATCCGCCTCAAACGAAGAGATCGCAAGCACCTCGCAGGAAGTATTCAATGCCGCAAACCACGTCGTCGAGATCGGAAAAGAGGCTCAGAACCTCGGCAAAGATGCAAACAAAAAGATGGAAAATGTCGAGAAGATCGCAAGCGAGAGCGTAAACGAGATCCATGAGCTGACCGAAAAGATAAAGGAAGTCAGCAATGTAGTCAAACTGATAAACGATATTACCAGCCAGATAAATCTCCTCGCACTTAATGCGGCGATCGAAGCCGCACGCGCCGGAGAGCACGGACGAGGATTCGCGGTCGTTGCAGGTGAGGTCAAAAATCTCGCAGCGGAGGCAAGGGCCGCAACGGGTTCTATAGAGAGCGTCGTATCAGCTGTACAATCAAGCAGTGAAAAAACCGCTTCAGCGATTACATCGGCCAACCAGGAAATTGTAAACGGAGTAGATAGCGTAACAAAAGCAATCGAGGCCCTGAATACGATTATCACCAACGCGGGGCAGGTATCTAACGACATAGGCGAAATAACAAAAGCTATAGAAGATCAGGCCAAAATATCCAATAATGTAGTCCAATCCGTAGAAGAAGGGACTGCAAAGACGAAAGAAGTCCAGAAAGAATCCGAAGAGCTTGCTGCACTTGCAGAAGAGGCCAGTGCATCGGTCGAGGAGATCGGAAGTGCGATACAGGAAGTAAATGCACTCATCAAAAACCTCGAAGAGGCTAACTCGAAATTCAAATATTAA
- a CDS encoding chemotaxis protein CheW produces MAEMKDVVQFEIGGVQYALDINIAREIVEMMPITPVPRAPEHIAGIINLRGEITNILNLNYLMGLPPGKEVENRKIIVLVSEAANGSNVGLIVDDVQSVLQVSEEDIDQMDEAMSREAYVKGIIKIGKENSENKNLVIWIDIAKILSDTLRESDVAVAV; encoded by the coding sequence ATGGCTGAAATGAAGGATGTTGTACAGTTTGAAATCGGCGGGGTTCAGTACGCCCTGGATATAAACATCGCACGTGAAATTGTTGAAATGATGCCGATAACACCGGTACCAAGAGCGCCCGAGCATATTGCAGGAATCATAAATCTCAGGGGAGAGATCACCAATATACTGAATCTTAACTACCTTATGGGCCTTCCGCCGGGAAAGGAAGTAGAAAACAGAAAAATTATAGTTCTGGTTTCCGAAGCGGCAAATGGATCGAATGTCGGCCTGATCGTCGATGATGTCCAGAGTGTCCTTCAGGTATCAGAGGAGGACATAGACCAGATGGATGAAGCGATGTCCAGGGAGGCATATGTTAAAGGTATAATCAAGATTGGAAAAGAAAACAGCGAGAATAAAAATCTCGTCATATGGATTGACATTGCAAAGATACTCTCCGATACACTCAGAGAATCTGATGTTGCAGTTGCCGTATGA
- a CDS encoding chemotaxis protein CheW, giving the protein MAEMKDIVQFEIGGVQYALDINIAREIVEMMPITPVPRAPEHIAGIINLRGEITNILNLNYLMGLPAGEEVENRKIIVLVPEAADGSNVGLIVDDVQSVLQVSEEDIDQMDEAMSREAYVKGIIKIGKDSSENKDLIIWIDIAKILADTLKEPDGAVAV; this is encoded by the coding sequence ATGGCCGAAATGAAGGATATCGTGCAGTTTGAAATCGGCGGAGTCCAGTACGCCCTGGACATCAACATCGCACGCGAAATAGTTGAAATGATGCCGATAACCCCGGTACCGAGAGCGCCCGAGCATATTGCAGGAATAATAAATCTCAGGGGAGAGATTACCAATATCCTGAATCTTAACTATCTTATGGGCCTTCCGGCGGGAGAGGAAGTGGAGAACAGAAAAATAATCGTTCTTGTCCCTGAAGCGGCAGACGGCTCCAATGTCGGCCTGATCGTCGACGACGTCCAGAGCGTCCTCCAGGTATCGGAAGAGGACATAGACCAGATGGACGAAGCGATGTCCAGGGAGGCATATGTTAAAGGTATAATCAAGATAGGAAAAGACAGCAGTGAAAATAAAGACCTGATAATCTGGATCGACATTGCAAAGATACTCGCCGACACACTCAAAGAACCGGATGGTGCAGTTGCAGTATGA